A part of Thermococcus sp. SY098 genomic DNA contains:
- the gcvPA gene encoding aminomethyl-transferring glycine dehydrogenase subunit GcvPA, giving the protein MGKQYLPNLAHKDEMIKEIGFESIDELFSDVPREVMHEFNLPEGKSEYEVFLEMNQVLNKNKSVLEMPSFLGAGTYFHYVPAHVKYLIERSEFLTAYTPYQAEISQGMLQALFEYQSLIAELVGLEIVNASMYDWGTALGEAALMAARVTKKNKFVVPRHISPEKKRVLETYVAGAGMEIVYIDWNERGQIDLEKLKENVENAAGVYIEMPNFFGLIEENIVEVGEIAHDSKALFVVGVDPTLLGIVEAPGELGADVVIGEAAFFGNPMNFGGPRAGIFATRNDRKLIRQMPGRIIGMTKDADGKRAFVMTLQTREQHIRRAKATSNICSNEALVAVAAAIHLASLGPQGLKKLGEIILKNTAYFKKRISEVAELPFDGINFKDVLVRFEVPYDVIHERLLGKNIHGGYYIKPHFPELGESALFAVTETTRKEWIEKLIVALKEIIAEAEL; this is encoded by the coding sequence ATGGGAAAGCAGTATCTCCCTAATCTGGCACATAAAGATGAAATGATTAAGGAGATTGGATTTGAGAGTATTGATGAGCTTTTCTCGGATGTTCCAAGAGAAGTAATGCATGAGTTCAATCTTCCAGAAGGGAAGAGCGAATACGAAGTGTTTTTAGAGATGAACCAAGTTCTCAACAAGAATAAGTCTGTCCTGGAAATGCCATCGTTTTTAGGGGCTGGGACATACTTCCACTATGTTCCAGCACACGTTAAGTACCTCATAGAGAGGAGTGAATTTCTGACAGCTTACACACCATATCAGGCAGAGATCAGTCAGGGAATGCTCCAGGCACTGTTTGAGTACCAAAGCTTGATAGCAGAGCTTGTAGGTTTGGAGATTGTAAATGCCTCGATGTACGACTGGGGGACTGCCTTAGGTGAAGCAGCATTAATGGCGGCAAGGGTTACCAAAAAGAATAAATTCGTGGTTCCAAGGCACATAAGCCCAGAGAAAAAGAGAGTCCTTGAGACATATGTAGCTGGGGCTGGAATGGAAATAGTCTACATTGACTGGAACGAGAGGGGGCAGATTGACTTAGAGAAACTCAAAGAGAATGTTGAGAATGCCGCAGGGGTTTACATTGAGATGCCCAACTTTTTCGGACTAATTGAAGAGAACATCGTTGAGGTTGGCGAAATTGCTCATGACAGCAAAGCCCTGTTTGTCGTTGGAGTTGATCCGACACTTCTTGGAATAGTTGAAGCTCCTGGCGAATTGGGTGCGGATGTTGTAATTGGTGAAGCAGCTTTCTTTGGAAACCCAATGAACTTCGGCGGTCCAAGGGCAGGAATTTTTGCGACAAGGAATGACAGGAAGCTTATCAGGCAGATGCCGGGAAGGATCATAGGCATGACAAAAGATGCCGATGGAAAGAGGGCCTTCGTAATGACACTCCAGACAAGAGAGCAGCACATTAGGAGAGCAAAGGCAACATCAAATATCTGTTCAAATGAAGCCCTTGTAGCAGTTGCAGCAGCGATACACTTAGCTTCACTTGGTCCCCAGGGTTTGAAAAAGCTTGGAGAAATAATCCTCAAAAACACCGCATACTTCAAGAAGAGAATAAGCGAAGTTGCTGAGCTGCCCTTTGATGGGATTAACTTCAAAGATGTCCTTGTGCGGTTTGAGGTGCCTTATGATGTGATTCACGAGCGTTTGTTAGGAAAGAACATTCATGGCGGTTATTACATTAAGCCGCACTTCCCAGAGCTTGGTGAGAGTGCGTTATTTGCAGTGACTGAAACAACAAGAAAAGAATGGATTGAGAAGCTTATAGTTGCGTTGAAAGAGATAATAGCCGAGGCCGAGCTGTGA
- the gcvPB gene encoding aminomethyl-transferring glycine dehydrogenase subunit GcvPB, producing MYRQAKWDEPLIFELSKPGRVGFSLPEPIKDVEVDIPEKLKRKKLELPELSEPEVVRHYTRLSEMNYGVDSGMYPLGSCTMKYNPKINEEIAGHPKVAFIHPYQDERTVQGALQIMWELEQWLKEITGMDRFTLQPAAGANGEFTGVMIIRAYHLDRGEVQRNEMIVPDSAHGTNPASAAMAGFKVIEIPSNEQGMVDLEALENAVGERTAGLMLTNPNTLGIFEEDILEIAKIVHKAGGLLYYDGANLNGILGKVRPGDMGFDVIHVNLHKTFSTPHGGGGPGAGPVGVKDFLKDYLPVPVVEYDEENNRYYLNYDLPKSIGKVKEFYGNFAVLVRALTYLKIMGKNGLKAVSEIAVLNANYLTQRLKGTKGYELPHKELRKHEVVFSAEPMKKETGVKALDVAKRLLDHGLHAPTIYFPLIVHEALMIEPTETVTKEDLDYYVEVLKKISEEAYTNPEIVKNAPHNTAVRRVDDVLAAKRPVITWRMYKQLKEKGEIDI from the coding sequence ATGTACAGACAAGCTAAATGGGACGAACCTTTAATATTTGAGCTCTCAAAGCCTGGAAGGGTTGGGTTCTCACTTCCAGAACCAATTAAGGATGTTGAAGTTGATATTCCTGAAAAGCTCAAGAGAAAGAAGCTTGAGCTGCCAGAGTTGAGTGAGCCTGAGGTTGTTAGACACTACACAAGACTGAGCGAGATGAATTATGGCGTTGACAGTGGAATGTATCCTCTTGGCTCTTGTACTATGAAATACAATCCCAAGATAAATGAGGAAATTGCTGGGCATCCAAAGGTTGCATTCATACACCCATATCAAGATGAAAGAACAGTCCAAGGTGCTTTGCAAATAATGTGGGAGCTTGAACAGTGGCTTAAGGAAATCACGGGCATGGATCGCTTTACTTTGCAGCCAGCTGCTGGAGCCAACGGTGAATTTACCGGAGTCATGATCATCAGAGCTTATCATCTCGACCGCGGTGAGGTTCAGAGGAATGAGATGATTGTTCCGGACTCAGCTCATGGAACAAATCCGGCATCAGCAGCAATGGCTGGCTTCAAGGTCATTGAAATCCCATCAAATGAGCAGGGAATGGTCGATTTAGAGGCTTTGGAGAATGCTGTAGGTGAAAGAACAGCCGGATTGATGCTCACAAATCCAAACACTCTGGGGATTTTTGAGGAGGATATTTTGGAGATCGCAAAGATTGTCCATAAAGCTGGTGGACTGCTCTACTATGACGGAGCAAACTTAAACGGCATTCTTGGAAAGGTTAGACCTGGAGACATGGGCTTTGATGTTATTCACGTCAATTTGCACAAGACCTTCTCAACCCCTCACGGGGGCGGCGGACCAGGAGCTGGACCTGTTGGTGTTAAGGACTTCCTGAAGGACTACCTCCCGGTGCCGGTTGTTGAATACGACGAAGAGAACAACCGTTATTACCTTAACTACGACTTGCCGAAGAGTATTGGGAAGGTAAAGGAGTTTTACGGTAACTTTGCCGTTCTGGTTAGAGCATTGACGTATCTCAAGATAATGGGCAAGAACGGGCTTAAGGCTGTAAGTGAGATAGCTGTGCTAAATGCTAACTATCTAACGCAGAGGCTCAAGGGAACGAAGGGTTACGAGCTACCTCACAAGGAGCTTAGAAAGCACGAAGTGGTTTTCAGCGCGGAGCCTATGAAGAAAGAGACTGGAGTCAAAGCCCTTGATGTGGCCAAGAGATTGCTTGACCATGGCTTACATGCGCCGACAATTTACTTCCCACTTATTGTGCATGAGGCTTTGATGATTGAGCCCACTGAAACGGTGACCAAGGAGGATCTTGACTATTACGTTGAAGTTCTCAAGAAGATCAGCGAAGAAGCTTATACTAATCCAGAGATTGTCAAGAACGCCCCACACAACACTGCCGTTAGAAGGGTTGATGATGTCTTGGCAGCAAAGAGGCCTGTCATCACTTGGAGGATGTACAAGCAGCTTAAAGAGAAGGGAGAGATCGACATTTGA